From the genome of Malus sylvestris chromosome 6, drMalSylv7.2, whole genome shotgun sequence, one region includes:
- the LOC126626063 gene encoding uncharacterized protein At4g15970-like isoform X1 — MRNCRQFGIYIYRKMTNVRTTLVFMAAAAVAGCFIAYNFVYPPGFLYDGLAPRLPSCRNTIPPPQQGNQLEDNMDPLDKILKNACMKNKTVIITTLNDAWAEPNSIFDLFLESFNIGSNTKWLLKHLLVICVDQTAYARCLVIHPHCYLLYTQGANFTGEVFYLTPDYLQMMWRRTQILSSILDKGYNFIFTDTDIMWLRDPFPQFYPEADFQIAADKFMGDSYSFKNAPNCGFVNVKSNDRTIGFYKFWYLSKYTYPKTNEQEVLNRIKFDPFIGKIGLKVRFLDTKYFGGFCEPSEDLNQVCTMHANCCIGLENKVNDLRALLQVWKKYMSSPHNATGTSQAVWTVPQNCSTSFQRRWKHSNQTRE; from the exons ATGAGAAACTGTCGCCAGtttggcatatatatatataggaagatGACTAATGTACGGACGACGCTGGTGTTTATGGCGGCAGCAGCTGTCGCCGGTTGCTTTATCGCCTACAATTTTGTGTATCCTCCTGGATTTCTTTATGATGGCTTGGCACCACGCCTCCCCTCCTGCAGAAACACAATCCCTCCACCTCAGCAG GGCAACCAACTGGAGGATAATATGGATCCATTGGATAAAATTCTGAAAAATGCATGCATGAAGAACAAAACAGTTATAATAACTACGTTAAATGATGCATGGGCAGAACCCAATTCAATATTTGATCTCTTTCTTGAAAGCTTTAACATCGGAAGTAACACGAAATGGCTGCTCAAGCATTTGCTAGTCATCTGCGTGGACCAAACAGCATATGCTCGTTGTTTAGTGATACACCCTCATTGTTACCTACTTTATACTCAAGGTGCCAACTTTACCGGCGAGGTATTTTATCTAACCCCCGATTACTTACAAAtgatgtggagaagaacccagATTTTGTCTTCCATTCTCGACAAAGGCTACAACTTTATCTTTACG GATACCGATATAATGTGGCTTCGAGATCCATTCCCACAATTCTATCCAGAAGCAGATTTTCAAATTGCAGCTGATAAATTCATGGGTGATTCTTATAGTTTTAAAAATGCTCCCAATTGTGGATTTGTCAATGTAAAATCCAATGATCGGACTATTGGGTTTTACAAATTTTGGTACCTCTCCAAATACACGTATCCAAAAACGAATGAACAAGAAGTGCTTAATAGGATTAAATTTGATCCTTTCATTGGCAAGATTGGATTGAAAGTGAGATTCTTGGATACAAAATACTTTGGTGGATTCTGTGAGCCAAGTGAGGACCTTAACCAAGTTTGCACAATGCATGCTAATTGTTGTATTGGTCTTGAAAACAAAGTGAACGATCTTAGAGCTTTGCTTCAAGTTTGGAAAAAATACATGTCATCGCCTCATAATGCTACTGGCACATCACAAGCTGTGTGGACCGTCCCACAAAATTGCAG CACTTCCTTCCAACGCCGTTGGAAGCATAGTAACCAGACTAGGGAGTGA
- the LOC126626063 gene encoding uncharacterized protein At4g15970-like isoform X2 → MRNCRQFGIYIYRKMTNVRTTLVFMAAAAVAGCFIAYNFVYPPGFLYDGLAPRLPSCRNTIPPPQQGNQLEDNMDPLDKILKNACMKNKTVIITTLNDAWAEPNSIFDLFLESFNIGSNTKWLLKHLLVICVDQTAYARCLVIHPHCYLLYTQGANFTGEVFYLTPDYLQMMWRRTQILSSILDKGYNFIFTDTDIMWLRDPFPQFYPEADFQIAADKFMGDSYSFKNAPNCGFVNVKSNDRTIGFYKFWYLSKYTYPKTNEQEVLNRIKFDPFIGKIGLKVRFLDTKYFGGFCEPSEDLNQVCTMHANCCIGLENKVNDLRALLQVWKKYMSSPHNATGTSQAVWTVPQNCR, encoded by the exons ATGAGAAACTGTCGCCAGtttggcatatatatatataggaagatGACTAATGTACGGACGACGCTGGTGTTTATGGCGGCAGCAGCTGTCGCCGGTTGCTTTATCGCCTACAATTTTGTGTATCCTCCTGGATTTCTTTATGATGGCTTGGCACCACGCCTCCCCTCCTGCAGAAACACAATCCCTCCACCTCAGCAG GGCAACCAACTGGAGGATAATATGGATCCATTGGATAAAATTCTGAAAAATGCATGCATGAAGAACAAAACAGTTATAATAACTACGTTAAATGATGCATGGGCAGAACCCAATTCAATATTTGATCTCTTTCTTGAAAGCTTTAACATCGGAAGTAACACGAAATGGCTGCTCAAGCATTTGCTAGTCATCTGCGTGGACCAAACAGCATATGCTCGTTGTTTAGTGATACACCCTCATTGTTACCTACTTTATACTCAAGGTGCCAACTTTACCGGCGAGGTATTTTATCTAACCCCCGATTACTTACAAAtgatgtggagaagaacccagATTTTGTCTTCCATTCTCGACAAAGGCTACAACTTTATCTTTACG GATACCGATATAATGTGGCTTCGAGATCCATTCCCACAATTCTATCCAGAAGCAGATTTTCAAATTGCAGCTGATAAATTCATGGGTGATTCTTATAGTTTTAAAAATGCTCCCAATTGTGGATTTGTCAATGTAAAATCCAATGATCGGACTATTGGGTTTTACAAATTTTGGTACCTCTCCAAATACACGTATCCAAAAACGAATGAACAAGAAGTGCTTAATAGGATTAAATTTGATCCTTTCATTGGCAAGATTGGATTGAAAGTGAGATTCTTGGATACAAAATACTTTGGTGGATTCTGTGAGCCAAGTGAGGACCTTAACCAAGTTTGCACAATGCATGCTAATTGTTGTATTGGTCTTGAAAACAAAGTGAACGATCTTAGAGCTTTGCTTCAAGTTTGGAAAAAATACATGTCATCGCCTCATAATGCTACTGGCACATCACAAGCTGTGTGGACCGTCCCACAAAATTGCAG GTAG
- the LOC126626060 gene encoding uncharacterized protein At4g15970-like isoform X2: MRNSVILDITGKRITARTILVFMAAAAVAGCFIVYNFVYPSGFRYDGLAPPLPSCRTTTPPLQQANTTTPPLQQANTTTPSLQQANTTTPPLQQANTTTPSLQQGNQQEDMDPLDKVLKNACMKNKTVIITTLNDAWAEPNSIFDLFLESFNIGSNTKWLLKHLLVICVDQKAYARCLASHPHCYLLYTQGTNFTGEVFYLTPNYLRMMWRRTQILSSILDKGYNFIFTDTDIMWLRDPFPQFYPDADFQIATDQFLADSYSFDNPPNCGFVNVKSNDRTIGFYKFWYLSKYTYPDTNEQEVLNRIKFDPFIAKIGLKVRFLDTKYFGGFCEPSKDFNQVCTMHANCCIGLENKVNDLKALLQVWKNYMSSPRNATGTSQALWTVPQKCR; encoded by the exons ATGAGAAACTCTGTGATTCTTGATATTACTGGGAAGAGGATTACTGCACGGACGATACTGGTGTTTATGGCGGCAGCAGCTGTCGCCGGTTGCTTTATTGTCTACAATTTTGTGTATCCTTCTGGATTTCGTTATGATGGCTTGGCACCACCCCTCCCCTCCTGCAGAACCACAACCCCTCCACTTCAGCAGGCGAATACCACAACTCCTCCGCTTCAGCAGGCGAATACCACAACCCCTTCGCTTCAGCAGGCGAATACCACAACTCCTCCGCTTCAGCAGGCGAATACCACAACCCCTTCGCTTCAGCAG GGCAACCAACAAGAGGATATGGATCCATTGGATAAAGTTCTGAAAAATGCATGCATGAAGAACAAAACGGTTATAATAACTACGTTAAATGATGCATGGGCAGAGCCCAATTCAATATTTGATCTCTTTCTTGAGAGCTTTAACATCGGAAGCAACACGAAATGGCTGCTCAAGCATTTGCTAGTCATCTGCGTGGACCAAAAAGCATATGCTCGTTGCTTAGCATCACACCCTCATTGTTACTTACTTTACACTCAAGGCACCAACTTTACCGGCGAGGTATTTTATCTGACTCCCAATTACCTACGGAtgatgtggagaagaacccagATTTTGTCTTCCATTCTCGACAAAGGCTACAACTTTATCTTTACG GATACCGATATAATGTGGCTTCGAGATCCATTTCCACAATTCTATCCGGATGCAGATTTTCAAATTGCAACTGATCAATTCCTAGCTGATTCTTATAGTTTTGACAATCCTCCCAACTGTGGATTTGTCAATGTAAAATCCAATGATCGAACTATTGGGTTTTACAAATTTTGGTACCTCTCCAAATACACATATCCAGATACGAATGAACAAGAAGTGCTTAATAGGATTAAATTTGATCCCTTCATTGCCAAGATTGGATTGAAAGTGAGATTCTTGGATACAAAATACTTTGGTGGCTTCTGTGAGCCAAGTAAGGATTTTAACCAAGTTTGCACAATGCATGCCAATTGTTGTATTGGTCTTGAAAACAAAGTGAACGATCTCAAAGCTTTGCTTCAAGTTTGGAAAAATTACATGTCATCACCTCGTAACGCCACAGGCACATCACAAGCTTTATGGACCGTCCCACAAAAATGCAG GTAG
- the LOC126626060 gene encoding uncharacterized protein At4g15970-like isoform X1 — MRNSVILDITGKRITARTILVFMAAAAVAGCFIVYNFVYPSGFRYDGLAPPLPSCRTTTPPLQQANTTTPPLQQANTTTPSLQQANTTTPPLQQANTTTPSLQQVNTTTPSLQQASTGNQQEDMDPLDKVLKNACMKNKTVIITTLNDAWAEPNSIFDLFLESFNIGSNTKWLLKHLLVICVDQKAYARCLASHPHCYLLYTQGTNFTGEVFYLTPNYLRMMWRRTQILSSILDKGYNFIFTDTDIMWLRDPFPQFYPDADFQIATDQFLADSYSFDNPPNCGFVNVKSNDRTIGFYKFWYLSKYTYPDTNEQEVLNRIKFDPFIAKIGLKVRFLDTKYFGGFCEPSKDFNQVCTMHANCCIGLENKVNDLKALLQVWKNYMSSPRNATGTSQALWTVPQKCR; from the exons ATGAGAAACTCTGTGATTCTTGATATTACTGGGAAGAGGATTACTGCACGGACGATACTGGTGTTTATGGCGGCAGCAGCTGTCGCCGGTTGCTTTATTGTCTACAATTTTGTGTATCCTTCTGGATTTCGTTATGATGGCTTGGCACCACCCCTCCCCTCCTGCAGAACCACAACCCCTCCACTTCAGCAGGCGAATACCACAACTCCTCCGCTTCAGCAGGCGAATACCACAACCCCTTCGCTTCAGCAGGCGAATACCACAACTCCTCCGCTTCAGCAGGCGAATACCACAACCCCTTCGCTTCAGCAGGTGAATACCACAACCCCTTCGCTTCAGCAGGCCAGTACA GGCAACCAACAAGAGGATATGGATCCATTGGATAAAGTTCTGAAAAATGCATGCATGAAGAACAAAACGGTTATAATAACTACGTTAAATGATGCATGGGCAGAGCCCAATTCAATATTTGATCTCTTTCTTGAGAGCTTTAACATCGGAAGCAACACGAAATGGCTGCTCAAGCATTTGCTAGTCATCTGCGTGGACCAAAAAGCATATGCTCGTTGCTTAGCATCACACCCTCATTGTTACTTACTTTACACTCAAGGCACCAACTTTACCGGCGAGGTATTTTATCTGACTCCCAATTACCTACGGAtgatgtggagaagaacccagATTTTGTCTTCCATTCTCGACAAAGGCTACAACTTTATCTTTACG GATACCGATATAATGTGGCTTCGAGATCCATTTCCACAATTCTATCCGGATGCAGATTTTCAAATTGCAACTGATCAATTCCTAGCTGATTCTTATAGTTTTGACAATCCTCCCAACTGTGGATTTGTCAATGTAAAATCCAATGATCGAACTATTGGGTTTTACAAATTTTGGTACCTCTCCAAATACACATATCCAGATACGAATGAACAAGAAGTGCTTAATAGGATTAAATTTGATCCCTTCATTGCCAAGATTGGATTGAAAGTGAGATTCTTGGATACAAAATACTTTGGTGGCTTCTGTGAGCCAAGTAAGGATTTTAACCAAGTTTGCACAATGCATGCCAATTGTTGTATTGGTCTTGAAAACAAAGTGAACGATCTCAAAGCTTTGCTTCAAGTTTGGAAAAATTACATGTCATCACCTCGTAACGCCACAGGCACATCACAAGCTTTATGGACCGTCCCACAAAAATGCAG GTAG